The Acidobacteriota bacterium genome contains a region encoding:
- a CDS encoding Hsp20/alpha crystallin family protein, with the protein MRNLRRAAQEMAEMRSADLIRQHHDVWDELASGVWVPYADICQTESRVTVRVELPGVAPSDVRIEFTAGVLRVGGIKRERRRRRIERYLCLERRYGRFQRSLRIDGSVNPRKARAWLDRGILTVELPRLRQRAGAVVIPLGAGPD; encoded by the coding sequence ATGCGAAACCTGCGCCGCGCGGCCCAGGAAATGGCGGAGATGCGATCGGCCGACCTGATCCGGCAGCACCACGACGTCTGGGACGAGCTTGCCAGCGGCGTCTGGGTCCCCTACGCCGACATCTGCCAGACGGAGAGCCGGGTCACGGTGCGGGTCGAACTCCCGGGGGTGGCCCCCTCCGATGTCCGGATCGAGTTCACGGCGGGCGTGCTCCGCGTCGGGGGGATCAAGAGGGAGCGGCGGCGGCGCCGGATCGAGCGCTACCTCTGCCTCGAGCGCCGGTACGGCCGCTTCCAGCGGAGCCTCCGCATCGACGGGAGCGTGAATCCGCGCAAGGCGCGTGCCTGGCTCGACCGGGGCATTCTCACCGTCGAGCTGCCCCGGCTGCGCCAGCGGGCGGGCGCCGTCGTCATCCCCTTGGGGGCCGGGCCGGACTGA